The following coding sequences lie in one Musa acuminata AAA Group cultivar baxijiao chromosome BXJ1-8, Cavendish_Baxijiao_AAA, whole genome shotgun sequence genomic window:
- the LOC135587690 gene encoding tyrosine--tRNA ligase 1, cytoplasmic-like gives MAEAQKEQILADDPFHDVGSLLLDPSPSDPQPAAVPLALEERFALVRSVGEECIQEEELMNLLAKKPVPVCYDGFEPSGRMHIAQGVMKTINVNKLTSAGCTVKIWIADWFAQLNNKMGGDLKKIHTVGRYLIEIWKAVGMNLDKVEFLWSSEEINSRAHEYWPLVMDIARRNTLHRIIRCSQIMGRSEKDELTAAQILYPCMQCADIFFLKADICQLGMDQRKVNVLAREYCDDIKKKNKPIILSHHMLPGLQEGQEKMSKSDPSSSIYMEDEEGEVNVKIKKAYCPPKVVEGNPCLEYIKYIVFPWFGHFEVVRKEENGGNKTYNNMEELILDYESGVLHPADLKPALSKALNLILQPVRDHFKNNSVAKDLLKSVKAYRVTR, from the exons ATGGCGGAAGCACAGAAGGAGCAGATACTCGCCGACGATCCCTTTCACGACGTCGGAAGCCTATTGCTCGACCCATCCCCCTCGGATCCACAGCCGGCGGCGGTCCC GTTGGCGCTGGAAGAGAGATTCGCGCTGGTGAGGAGCGTGGGGGAGGAATGCATCCAGGAGGAGGAGCTGATGAATCTTCTCGCGAAGAAGCCAGTTCCTGTCTGTTATGATGGATTCGAACCATCTGGGAGGATGCACATCGCCCAG GGAGTTATGAAGACGATCAATGTGAACAAGCTGACTTCAGCTGGGTGCACTGTGAAAATCTGGATTGCTGATTGGTTTGCACAGCTAAACAACAAGATGGGGGGTGATCTGAAGAAAATCCATACAGTTGGTCGTTATCTTATTGAGATCTGGAAAGCTGTAGGAATGAATCTCGATAAGGTGGAATTTTTGTGGTCCTCAGAAGAAATTAATAGCCGAGCACATGAGTATTGGCCTCTTGTAATGGATATAGCTCGGAGGAATACACTCCATCGCATAATAAG GTGTAGTCAGATAATGGGCCGAAGTGAAAAAGATGAATTGACAGCGGCTCAGATTTTGTACCCATGCATGCAATGTGCTGACATATTCTTCCTCAAG GCCGACATATGCCAGTTAGGCATGGATCAGAGGAAAGTGAATGTGCTTGCAAGAGAATATTGTGatgacatcaaaaaaaaaaataagcccATCATTTTGTCACATC atatGCTTCCTGGTTTACAGGAGGGCCAGGAGAAGATGTCAAAAAGTGATCCATCTTCTTCCATTTACATGGAAGATGAGGAG GGTGAAGTGAATGTGAAGATAAAGAAGGCTTACTGCCCACCAAAGGTTGTGGAAGGGAACCCATGCCTGGAGTACATTAAATACATTGTTTTTCCATGGTTTGGCCATTTTGAAGTTGTGCGGAAAGAGGAAAATGGTGGAAACAA GACATACAACAACATGGAAGAACTAATATTGGACTATGAGAGTGGAGTATTACATCCAGCTGATCTGAAGCCTGCTCTTTCAAAAGCACTAAATCTTATATTGCAG CCTGTACGTGATCATTTCAAGAACAACAGCGTGGCTAAAGACCTCCTAAAAAGTGTCAAG GCCTACAGAGTAACCCGTTGA